The following coding sequences are from one Neurospora crassa OR74A linkage group I, whole genome shotgun sequence window:
- a CDS encoding zinc metallopeptidase: MFEIDPLVLAYSHLHHLPQPSSALHLLKKIASLVKPLMRARGWRVRELGEFYPEQDNLLGLNINRGAKILLRLRYPSDKSLFLPIEQVADTMLHELAHIVHGPHDAKFHALWNQLRDEHEGLAMKGYTGEGFLSEGRRLGGGSSNRGQIPMHEARRLAREQAEKRKVQTTLSAGSGQRLGGARPRPGEDIRRVIVDAVQRRNKTLKGCGVKDTGDEGLAEQEIRTIEEQATRNGFRSKAEEDEANEAAIAQALWELVQEDEKKKFGSGYVEPSREFPAGSQGGFLQNEEMGGGGLATSSSSAKPPPIPYHTKPTTRSTVSSSSSPPPSLPAEPFNEPSTGWVCDICTLHNPDTFLCCDACGTERPPQASTTTASDPRKKTTGTKSSSSSRSAGKRPSSSVVDLTKSPPSIRTRPSSSSHGSRSHSNSRTVSGSGPRRDKDKAKFILQAQAEAEAARRKLLHETWQCSFCGQRMEKQWWTCSTCGKMKDSSK, from the coding sequence ATGTTCGAAATAGACCCCTTAGTCCTCGCCTActcccacctccaccaccttccccagccttcctccgccctccacctcctcaaaAAGATCGCTTCCCTCGTGAAACCGCTTATGCGCGCCCGCGGCTGGCGCGTCCGCGAGCTGGGCGAGTTCTACCCGGAGCAAGACAACCTCCTGGGACTGAACATCAACCGCGGCGCCAAGATCCTTCTCCGTCTTCGCTACCCCTCCGACAAGTCCCTATTCCTGCCCATCGAGCAGGTCGCAGACACGATGCTGCACGAGCTAGCACATATCGTTCACGGCCCGCACGACGCCAAGTTTCATGCGCTGTGGAATCAGCTGAGGGATGAACATGAGGGGTTGGCGATGAAGGGCTATACAGGGGAGGGGTTCTTATCAGAGGGACGGCGGCTGGGTGGTGGTTCTTCTAACAGAGGACAGATTCCGATGCATGAAGCGAGACGGTTGGCGAGGGAGCAGGccgagaagagaaaggtgCAAACAACACTAAGTGCCGGGTCGGGACAGAGGCTGGGAGGTGCAAGGCCGAGGCCGGGTGAGGATATAAGGAGGGTGATTGTTGATGCGGTGCAGAGGAGGAACAAGACTTTAAAGGGCTGTGGAGTGAAGGATACGGGCGACGAAGGGCTGGCTGAGCAGGAAATTCGCACGATTGAGGAGCAGGCGACTAGGAATGGCTTTCGCTCCAAggccgaagaggatgaggcgAACGAGGCGGCGATTGCGCAGGCGCTGTGGGAACTGGTgcaggaggatgagaagaagaagtttgGAAGTGGTTATGTGGAGCCGAGTAGGGAGTTTCCGGCAGGGAGTCAGGGGGGTTTCTTGCAGAATGAAGAGATGGGCGGCGGGGGGTTGGCaacgtcgtcttcgtctgcAAAACCACCGCCGATCCCTTACCATACTAAACCAACAACTAGGTCTACagtctcttcatcttcttctcctccaccatctcTCCCAGCAGAACCATTCAACGAACCCTCGACAGGCTGGGTCTGCGACATCTGCACCCTCCACAACCCCGACACATTCCTCTGTTGTGACGCCTGCGGTACCGAACGCCCACCTCaagcttccaccaccactgcctcCGATCCCAGAAAGAAAACCACAGGCACCAAATCCAGTTCTAGTTCCAGATCCGCTGGAAAGCGTCCAAGCAGCTCGGTGGTCGACCTGACCAAATCCCCGCCCTCCATTCGTACACGGCCGTCATCAAGCTCTCATGGGTCTAGGTCGCATTCAAACTCCCGAACGGTTTCGGGATCAGGACCGAGAAGAGACAAAGACAAAGCAAAATTCATCCTCCAAGCTCAAGCCGAAGCTGAAGCCGCTCGCCGTAAATTGCTCCACGAGACGTGGCAGTGCTCGTTTTGCGGACAGAGGATGGAGAAGCAGTGGTGGACTTGCTCTACGTGCGGGAAGATGAAGGATAGTTCCAAATGA
- a CDS encoding endothiapepsin, which yields MKFPIVAVAASVLSTAGLVAGDPHVIQVRAEDLQVRKHGGHSFKISQIFNHKYQHKVKGKGIRDVAKVYTKFNMKFPDHLREALVRVFGDLGVKIPGNLHALNDGSFSQGSQGEVDATPVQFDVQYLAPVQIGSPPQTVMMNFDTGSSDLWVFSSETPAKQRNGQKIYNMTQSTTAELVDGHVWRISYGDGSSSSGNVYTDKVSIGGVEVDKQAVEIATHVSDSFTNDAASSGLVGLAFDSINQVKPRKQKTFFGNAIDDLAMPLFSANLNKAEPGNYNFGFLDHEEFVGPISFVDVNASRGFWEFEASGYTLPASNFTESNNKTGVFQSLTHTAIADTGTTLLMLPQPIVEDYYGQVAKARSDNAFGGYVFPCNADLPDLIIHIGSYKARLTGDLIKYAPADTDDFATAKWCYGGLQSAQGFPFSIYGDIFFKAQFVVFQGGVIDKDDWSKGAKLGFAAKPGTQLPQETETPAVPDVLPINNATRPAGSGQRRTGGGSCRARRQ from the exons ATGAAGTTCCCCATCGTCGCCGTTGCGGCTTCTGTTCTCTCAACTGCTGGGCTGGTTGCAGGTGACCCTCATGTCATCCAGGTTCGCGCCGAGGACCTTCAGGTCCGCAAACATGGCGGTCACAGTTTCAAGATTTCCCAGATTTTCAACCACAAATACCAACACAAGgtgaagggcaagggcatcaGAGATGTCGCCAAGGTCTACACAAAGTTTAACATGAAATTCCCCGACCACCTTCGCGAGGCCCTCGTCCGCGTCTTTGGCGACCTGGGCGTCAAGATCCCTGGCAACCTCCACGCCTTGAACGACGGCTCTTTCTCACAAGGTTCTCAGG GTGAGGTTGATGCTACGCCTGTCCAATTCGATGTTCAGTATCTCGCCCCCGTCCAGATCGGCTCCCCGCCGCAGACGGTCATGATGAACTTCGACACCGGCTCTTCCGATCTCTGGGTCTTCAGCTCCGAGACCCCTGCCAAGCAGCGCAATGGCCAGAAGATCTACAACATGACCCAGAGTACCACCGCCGAGCTCGTCGACGGTCATGTTTGGAGGATCTCGTACGGTGACGGCAGCAGCTCGTCCGGAAATGTCTACACTGACAAGGTTAGCATTGGCGGCGTCGAGGTGGACAAGCAGGCTGTTGAGATTGCCACCCATGTGTCCGACTCTTTCACCAACGACGCTGCCTCCTCCGGTCTCGTCGGCCTCGCCTTTGACTCCATCAACCAGGTCAAGCCCCGCAAGCAAAAGACCTTCTTCGGCAATGCGATCGACGACCTGGCCATGCCGCTGTTCAGTGCCAATCTCAATAAGGCTGAGCCTGGCAACTACAACTTTGGCTTCCTCGACCATGAGGAATTTGTCGGTCCCATCAGCTTCGTCGACGTTAATGCTTCCCGCGGTTTCTGGGAGTTCGAGGCCAGCGGCTATACCCTTCCCGCCTCCAACTTTACCGAGTCCAACAACAAGACCGGTGTTTTCCAGTCCCTGACCCACACCGCCATTGCCGACACcggcaccaccctcctcatGCTCCCCCAGCCCATCGTCGAGGACTACTACGGTCAGGTCGCCAAGGCCCGCAGCGACAATGCTTTTGGTGGTTATGTATTCCCCTGCAACGCCGACCTCCCGGACCTCATCATCCACATTGGCTCCTACAAGGCTCGCCTCACTGGTGATCTCATCAAGTACGCTCCCGCCGACACCGATGACTTTGCGACAGCCAAGTGGTGCTACGGTGGCCTCCAGAGCGCCCAGGGCTTCCCCTTTTCCATTTACGGAGACATCTTCTTCAAGGCCCAATTTGTTGTGTTCCAGGGTGGTGTGATCGATAAGGATGACTGGTCCAAGGGCGCCAAGTTGGGCTTTGCTGCCAAGCCTGGCACTCAGCTTCCTCAGGAGACGGAGACACCCGCGGTGCCGGACGTCCTGCCCATCAACAATGCTACCAGGCCGGCTGGAAGCGGCCAGAGACGCACTGGCGGTGGTTCTTGTCGTGCTCGCCGTCAATAA